The Ascochyta rabiei chromosome 10, complete sequence genome has a window encoding:
- a CDS encoding magnesium ion transporter, whose amino-acid sequence MFRPKKPHARGLLQPPVPPSNSTSTSTDDGSTNGSGYGGSLGRMMRTANELKMRCTELDEHGNVTLVSGEFKKSELIAKYGLLPRDLRKIDSSLLPHILVRPSAILINLLNLRVLLKHNRVLVFDAYGTTDSKSQSVFMYDLDLKLRQKESVANGTLAYEFRALEAVLISVTLSLEKEFEGVSEPVVRVLRELEEDIDRDKLRYLLIYSKKLGSFEQKARLVRNALEELLEADDDLSAMYLSEKAEGKTREEDDHTEVEMLLESYHKVADEIVQAAENLVSSIRNTEEIVKAILDANRNSLMLLDLKFSILTLAITAGTFVAALYGMNLKNFIEESDFGFYGVSGWCTLFGTLVAIYGLQKLRRVQRVSMYAHGPGSIVSSSQKGIWGLGVWSGGGRASVRGTSESVSDAIGVGAIKPRGADTLGDLIHRERALSRKLAKAENRAEDVSSR is encoded by the exons ATGTTCAGGCCGAAGAAACCGCACGCGCGCGGCCTTCTGCAACCGCCCGTACCGCCGTCgaacagcaccagcaccagcaccgacGATGGCTCGACAAACGGCTCCGGCTACGGTGGCAGCCTGGGGCGCATGATGCGCACAGCCAACGAGCTGAAGATGCGCTGCACAGAGCTGGACGAGCACGGCAACGTCACGCTCGTGAGCGGCGAATTCAAGAAGAGCGAGCTGATTGCAAAGTATGGTCTGCTCCCACGAGATCTGCGCAAAATCGACTCGTCCCTGCTGCCACACATTCTCGTCCGCCCTTCCGCCATCCTCATCAACCTGCTCAACCTGCGCGTCCTGCTCAAGCACAATCGCGTCCTCGTCTTCGACGCTTACGGCACCACCGACTCCAAGTCGCAGAGCGTCTTCATGTACGATCTCGACCTGAAGCTGCGTCAGAAAGAATCCGTCGCAAACGGCACCCTGGCGTACGAGTTCCGCGCCCTCGAAGCTGTGCTCATCAGCGTCACGCTCTCGCTCGAGAAGGAATTTGAAGGCGTCAGCGAGCCCGTCGTGCGCGTGCTCCGCGAGTTGGAGGAAGACATTGATCGCGACAAGCTCCGTTACCTGCTCATCTACTCCAAGAAACTCGGCAGCTTTGAGCAGAAGGCGCGCCTGGTGCGCAATGCGCTCGAAGAACTCCTCGAAGCCGACGATGACCTGAGCGCCATGTATCTGAGCGAGAAGGCAGAGGGCAAGACGCGCGAGGAGGACGACCACACCGAAGTCGAGATGCTGCTAGAATCCTACCACAAAGTCGCCGACGAAATCGTCCAGGCTGCCGAAAACCTCGTATCTTCCATCCGCAACACGGAGGAGAT CGTGAAGGCCATCCTTGACGCTAACCGCAATTCTCTCATGCTTCTCGATCTCAAGTTCTCCATCCTCACCCTCGCCATCACCGCAGGCACTTTCGTCGCGGCCCTGTACGGCATGAACCTGAAGAATTTCATCGAAGAATCCGACTTTGGCTTCTACGGTGTGTCTGGCTGGTGCACCCTCTTCGGCACTTTGGTCGCCATCTACGGACTGCAGAAGCTGAGGCGCGTGCAGCGCGTCAGCATGTATGCCCACGGGCCGGGCAGCATCGTAAGCAGCTCGCAAAAGGGCATCTGGGGGCTGGGTGTCTGGAGCGGTGGTGGACGTGCCAGCGTCCGCGGAACTTCTGAGAGCGTATCTGATGCTATCGGTGTGGGTGCCATCAAGCCGCGCGGCGCTGATACCCTGGGCGATCTGATCCACAGGGAGAGAGCTTTGTCGAGGAAGTTGGCCAAGGCAGAGAACAGGGCTGAGGACGTCTCCAGTCGTTGA